A genomic window from Pirellulales bacterium includes:
- a CDS encoding MoaD/ThiS family protein, whose translation MDDTVRSVRVLIPAALETLLSGRGGRQRSELCLTAANVRGLLAELERAEPQVYVRLCDERGEPRPHVNVFVNDDHVRARAGLDTPLATGDLVSILPAVSGG comes from the coding sequence ATGGACGACACGGTTCGATCAGTCCGAGTTCTGATTCCGGCGGCGCTCGAAACGCTGCTGAGCGGTCGCGGCGGGCGGCAACGCTCCGAGCTTTGCCTGACGGCGGCCAACGTTCGCGGGCTGCTGGCCGAACTCGAGCGGGCCGAGCCGCAAGTCTACGTCCGCCTGTGCGACGAGCGCGGCGAGCCGCGGCCGCACGTCAATGTCTTCGTCAACGACGACCATGTCCGCGCGCGGGCCGGACTGGATACGCCGTTGGCAACGGGCGATCTGGTCAGCATCCTGCCCGCTGTTTCTGGAGGTTAA